TGGGCGTCGACGTTGCCGACGCTGACCGCGATGCCCTCGGGCAGTCCGGTCCACGCCGCGGCCTGCGCGGTCAGCCCGCCGGCCCGGTCGCCGAGCGAGGACAGCGGATGGTCGATCTTGTCCTCGACGAAGTCGGCGAACGCCGGGTTGAGGGCCGCGAGGTAGTCCTTGGACGGGTAGCGGTTGTCCTGCCGGATCGCCTTGTAGCCGGCGGTGCAGGCGTTGCGGGTCTCGACTCCGCACAGCTGCCAGGTGATCCAGTCGGTGCCCTCGATCCACCGTTCGGCACGGTCATAGACCTCGGGGTCCTCCTCGAGCAGCTGCAGGCCCTTCGCGTATTCCCACTCGGAGGAGATCCGGCCGCCGTACCGGCCGATCCAGGGTTCCTTGCGCTCGTGGGCGAGGGCGTTGATGCGGTCGGCCTGCGGCTGCGCGGCGTGGTGTTTCCACAGCTTCGGGTAGGCGTGTGGGCGGTCGGCCAGGTCCGGCAGCCGGCACAGCGGGGTGCCGTCGCGCAGGGTCGGCAGCACGGTGCACGCGGTGAAGTCGACGCCGATGCCGACGATGTCCGCCGGGTCGACCCCGCTGTCCGCGATCGCGGCCGGTACGGCGGTGCGCAGCACCTCGACGTAGTCGTCCGGATCCTGCAGCGCCCAGTCGGGCGGCAACGCCGCTCCGGTGGCGGCCAGCCGGTCGTCCATCACAGCGTGCGCGTAGTCCGAGACCGCCGTACCCATCTCGGCGCCGTCACCGACCCGGACGACGAGCGCGCGGCCGGACAGCGTGCCGAAGTCGACTCCGACGGTGTAGCGATCCATGGCTCACCCTTACCTCAGTCCGGTGATCCGAACCCGGTCCGCGGGCTCGGCCGGGCCCGATGCCCGGCGCTCACCTTAGGGCCCGCCCGGCCCGATCGGACACCCGAGCCGTCCGGGCGCCGGCACCGCAGCGGGCCGGCACGGCAAACCTTTGCCCGGTTCGGCGAACTGCGGTCACCAGTATGCCCGATGGGCCGAACTGCCGCCCCAGAGCGGCTTCCCGCCGGTGTGAATTGCGGGGTTGACCGCCCTTTGCCGACCGCCTATGGTCCCTCGACGCAACCGTTTTCCGTCCCGGCATCCGCACCGCTCGTGCGGCTGCCGCTGGTCCGAGGGGGACACAACAGCGTGCAGAGCAATCAGGCAGCCGACCGGGCCTCCGCCGGGCCGGTCGACCCGACCGCGGACGCGCCCGTGGTCCTCCGCCCGCTGCCGCTCGGCGGTGCGCGGATCGCCTCCGGACTGTGGGCGCAGCGCCAGCAGGTCAACCGTGACGTGACGATCCCCGAGGGTGAGCGGCAGCTGCGCGAGGCCGGCAACATCAACAACCTCCGGCTGGCCGCGGGGACCGGCGACGGGACCTACCGCGGTCCGGTGTTCCAGGACTCCGACGTCTACAAGTGGCTCGAGGCGGTGGCCTGGGAGCAGGGTCGGGCCCCCTCGGAGACCCTCGCGCGGTGGCAACGTGACGTGACGGCGGTCGTCGCCGATGCGCAGGCCGCCGACGGCTACGTCAACTCGTTCGTGCAGGTCACCCGCGGCGACACCGACCGCTTCGCCGACCTGCCGTTCGGGCACGAGCTCTACTGCGCCGGCCACCTCATCCAGGCCGCCGTCGCGCAGTACCGGGCCACCGGACGGGAGGAACTGCTGCGGGTCGCGACCCGCTTCGCCGACTACATCGGGCAGACGTTCGGCACCGACCGGCTGAACGAACTCGACGGCCACGAGGTCGTCGAGACCGCCCTCGTCGAGCTCTACCGGCTCACCGGGCGGCGCGACTACCTGCAGAGCGCGCGCTACTTCATCGACGCCCGCGGCCACGGCCTGATCAGGCCGGTCCGCGACTCGAGCTACTTCCAGGACCGGGTGCCGGTCCGCGAGGCCACCACTGTCGAGGGACACGCCGTACGCGCGATGTACCTGGCCGCCGGCGCCACCGACGTCTACGCGGAGACCGGTGACAAGGCGCTCGTCGACGCGCTGGTGCGCCAGTGGGAGAGCATGACCGGCTCCAAGACCTACCTGACCGGCGGACTCGGCTCCCGCTGGGACGGCGAGGCGTTCGGTGACCCGTACGAGCTGCCCGCCGACCGGGGCTACTGCGAGACGTGCGCCGCAATCGGCAGCATCCACTGGAGCTGGCGGATGCTGCTGACCACCGGGGAGGCGCGCTACGCCGACCTGATCGAACGCACCCTGTTCAACGGCTTCCTCGCCGGCATCTCGCTGCGGGGCAGCGAGTTCTTCTACGTCAACGCGCTGCAGCTGCGGTCGGACGCGGAGAAGAACGACAGCCGCAACCCGGCGTACGGGCGGCGGCCGTGGTTCAACGTCGCCTGCTGCCCGCCGAACATCATGCGCCTGCTGTCGTCGCTCGACACCTACCTGGCGAGCACCGACGACGCCGGAGTGCAGCTGCACCAGTACGCCGCCGGGGAGATCCGGGCGGCGGTCGGTGCGGCACCCGTGGCGCTCGACGTCGCCACCGACTACCCCTGGGACGGCCGCGTCGAGGTGCGGATCCGCGAGACCCCCGACCGCCCGTGGGCGCTCTCGCTGCGGGTGCCGGCGTGGTGTGCCGGTGCGCAGGTCTCGGTCAACGGTGCCGACGTCGGCGACGAGCCGCGGCCGGGCAGCTACCTGCGGATCGAGCGGCAATGGCGCAGCGGCGACCGGGTCATGCTCACGCTGCCGATGCCCCCGCGGCGGACGGTCGCCGACGAGCGGACCGACGTCCGGGGTTGCGTGGCGATCGAGCGCGGGCCGCTCGTCTACTGCTTCGAGCAGACCGACCAGCCCGACGGCGTCGTCGTCGACGACCTCCTGCTCGACGACGCTCCGCTCACCGAGGTGCACCGCGAGGACCTCCTCGGCGGAGTGACAGTGGTCGAGACGACCGGGCGGACGGTACGCCGGGCGGATCCGGCAGCCCCGCTCTACCGCGCGGCCGTCGAGGAGCCGCGACTCTCCGAACCGGTCCGGCTGACGGCGGTGCCGTACTTCGCCTGGGCCAACCGCGAGCTCGGCCCGATGCGCGTCTGGACGCCGCGCCGATGAGACGACGCCGGGCCGCGCTGTCGGCGGTGGTCGCCCTGGCGGCCGGCGTACTCGCCGCGTGCGGATCGGGCACCGAGGGAAGCGGCCCGGACGTCAACGCGCCCGGGTTCGGCGACAACGCGACCGGCGTGGTGCATTTCTGGGACCGCAACACCACCTCGACGTTCGGCCAGCTGGTGGTCGACAAGTTCAACGCGACCCACAAGCACCTCAAGGTCGTGCTCACCCCGGTCCAGGACACGCAGTACGTCACGAAGCTGGCGACCGCGATCCGCAGCGGGTCGGTGCCCGACCTGGTCGGTGTCGACGACATCAACTCGCAGCTGTTCATCTACAACCAGGCGTTCACCGACCTCACGCCGCTGGTGAACAAGCTGCCGTTCAAGGACAAGCTGAGCCCGGGTCACCTCAACCTGACCACCGATCACGGCCACTACTACGGCGCTCCGTACGTCGCCGACGTGTCGCTGCTCTGGTACAACAAGACGCTGTTCAAGAAGGCCGGTCTCGACCCGGACAAGCCGCCGACGACCTACGCGCAGATCCTCGCCGACTCGCGCAAGATCACCGCGCTCGGGCACGGCACCTACGGTTTCTCCTTCGCCGGGCGTTGCGAGGGCTGCCTCGGTTTCACCATGCTTCCCGACGTCTGGGCGACCAAGACCTATCTGCTCAACGGCGAGCCCGGCAAGCAGACCGCGCACATCACGGGGAACACGCCGTTGAAGCGCACCCTGGCGCTCTACCACCAGCTGTGGGCGCAGAAGCTCGCCGCACCCGAGTCGCAGACCGAAACCGGCGCCACCTGGGGACAGGACTTCCTGGCCGGCAAGATCGGCATCCTCCCCGCCGGCTACGGGACCGTGATGGGTGCCGCGACACCCGCCTTCCAGAAGCAGATCGGGGTCACCGCGCTCCCGGGCCCGGACGGGAAATACAGCACTTTCGACGGCGGGGCGAACTTCGGCATCCCGAAGGGGTCGAAGAACGCGTCGGGGGCGTGGGAGTTCGTCAAGTTCGCGCTGCAGCAGAAGCAGCAGGCGCTCGCGCCGGAGGGCGGCTTCGAGCCGATCCGGGAGGACGTCCTGACCCCGGCGTACAAGAAGAAGTACCCGTTCAACGCGGTCGCGCTGTCGTCGCTGCGCAACGGATACGCGCCCAAGACGATCGCCTACAACGTGACGTTCAACCAGCCGGGCGGGCCGTGGCTGACGATGTTCACGCAGGCGGTCTTCGACGGCGACATCGACGGCGCGCTCAAGGCGGCCCAGCCGGCGTTCTCCAACGCCCTGCAACAGGCCGAATCGTAGGCGGTGCGAGATGCGATCTGCACAGCTCCGGACTCGGAAAGGTGATGGTGGGCGGTGACGCAGCTCTCGGCCACGAAGGCGCGTAGCGCACCCGCGCGGCGTGAATCGGCCCGGCGGCGGAAGTCGCTGACCTCCCGACCCGGTGTCGGTATGGCCCTGGTCAGCCCGGCGTTCCTCTTCGTCGCCGCGTTCGTGCTCTTCCCGTTGGGGTTCGCGGTCTACATCTCGCTCACCAACTGGCCGCTCATCGGCCCCTACCACTTCGTCGGCGTCGAGAACTACGCGTCCATCCCCAAGGACTCGGTCTTCCTGCACTCGGTGCTCTTCACGTTGCTCTACACCGGGATCGTCACGGTGCCCATCTTCCTCGTGGGCTACGGCCTCGCCGCCCTGGTGCGCGCCAACCGGTTCGGCTCGACCTTCTTCCGGACGGCGTTCTTTCTGCCCTTCGTCGTCGGACTGGCGACCGAGAGCTTCATGATGCTGCTCGAGCTGCAGCCCAACTCCGGTGCCGTCAACTTCGTGCTGCAGAAGGTCGGCCTCACCGACGGGACGACCGCGTGGCTGGTGCGCACCAACCTCGCCATCGCCGCGGTGTGCGTGCTGGTGGTCTGGTACGCCTCTGGCCTGACGATGGTGCTGCTGATGGCCGGGATGCAGGGGATCCCGCGCGATGTCTATGAATCGGCCGAGGTCGACGGCGCCTCGTGGTGGGACAAGGAGCTCCGGATCACCCTTCCGCTGCTGCGCCGTACCATCGCGCTCAGCCTGATTCTCTCGATCATCGGCTCGTTCCTCGCGTTCAACCAGTTCTTCATCCTCACCCAGGGCGGGCCTGGGGTGAGCACGACCACCGTCGTCATGTGGATCTACCAGAAGGCGTTCGTGCAACTGCACGTCGGAGCAGCCACGGCACTGTCGATCGTCCTCGTCATCGTGGTCGGCGTGATCAGCGCGGTGCAGTTCTTCCTGCTGCGCGACGACACCTCGGAGGCATGATGGCCAGCGTCACCGCAGACCGGGGAGTCGCCCGCCGGCGCATGAAAGAGCCGCACGGCCGGGGCTTCGCGGCGTACCTCGCCGTCGGGATCATCCTCAGCGTCATCTTCGTGCTGCCGCTGGCGTGGGCGGTGTTCCGGTCCTTCCAGGCACCCGACCTGGTGACCGCCGCCCCCACCTGGAAAGACTTCACCAGCCTGACCTTCGCGAACTACCGCGGCCTCATCGGCGGCAGCGTCCACATCCTGCGCTACGTCGGCAACAGCCTGATCGTCGCGATCGGCACCGCCGTACTCACCGCCGCGCTGTCGACGCTGGCCGGATACGGCTTCGGCCGGTTCCGGTTCCGCGGCGCCGGCATCGTCTTCGCGCTCATCATCGTCACGCTCATGGTGCCGTTCCAGGCCATCCTGACGCCGCTGTTCCTCGAGCTGAACGCGATGCACCTGACCAACAGCCTGGTCGGGCTGATCCTCTTCTACACCACGTTCAACCTGCCGTTCGGCGTCTTCGTCATGCGCAACACGTTCCTGCAGATCCCCAAGGAGCTCGAGGACTCGGCCTACGTCGACGGCGCGGGGATCATGACCACGCTGTTCCACGTGCTGCGGCCGCTGATCGTCCCGGGCATCGCCACGACGGTGCTTTACGCGTTCCTGTTCGCCTGGACGGAGTTCCTCGGCGCGCTGACCTTCATCACGCAGGACAGCCGGATCACGCTGCCGGTGGCGCTGCTCAACGTCGAGAGCGGCACCTATGGGCAGGTGAACTTCGGCTACCTCGTCTCCGGCGCGGTCATCGCGATGGTGCCGTGCGTGATTCTCTACGTCGCGTTGCAGCGCTACTACGTGCGCGGGCTGACCTCGGGCGCCGTCAAGGGCTGACCGGTCAGCGGACGACCACGAGGCGGTCGCCGCGGGGCACGAGTTCCCCGATGACAGGGGCGCCGGGCACCTCGCCGGCGAGCAGCAGGCCCCCCGACGTCTGCGCATCGGCGAGCAGCAGCGCCTCCGACTCGTCCACCGCGGACAGGTCGGAGTCGGGGGCGGCCCAGGCGAGGTTGCGCCGCGTGCCGCCGCTGACGAAGCCGTTGAGCAGCGCCTCGCGCGCCCCGTCCAGATAGGGCACCGCGGCCGCATCGATGACGGCCGTCACGTTGCTTGCCCGGGCCAGCTTGAGCAGGTGGCCGAGCAGGCCGAAGCCGGTCACGTCGGTGCCGCAGACGACGCCCGCGGCCACGGCCGCCTCGGCGGCGTCGCGGTTGAGGGTGGTCATGGTCTCGACCGCCTCCGGGAAGACCTCGCCCGTGGCCTTGTGCCGGGAGTTGAGTACGCCGAGCCCCAGCGGCTTGGTCAGCGACAGGGGCAGACCGGCCCGGCCCGAGTTGTTGCGCATCATCCGGTCGGGGTCGACCACACCGGTGACCGCCATCCCGTACTTCGGCTCGGGGTCGTCGACGCTGTGGCCACCGGCGAGATGACAGCCGGCGGCGCGGCTGACGTCGAGGCCGCCGCGCAGCACCTCGCGGACGAGGTCGAACGGCAGCACCTCCCGCGGCCAGGCCAGCAGGTTGACCGCCACGACCGGGCGTCCACCCATCGCGTAGACGTCGGACAGCGCGTTGGCGGCGGCGATGCGGCCCCAGTCGTAGGCGTCGTCGACGACCGGAGTGAAAAAGTCGGTCGTGGCGACCAACGCGAGACCGCCCGGGAGCCGGACGACCGCCGCGTCGTCGCCGTCCTCGAGGCCGACCAGCAGCTCGCCGGCCGGATCGACCGGCCCGGCCGACCCGATCAGCCCGGCGACGGCGTCCTCGAGCTCGCCGGGCGGGATCTTGCAGGCGCAGCCGCCGCCGTGCGCGTACTGGGTGAGCCGGTAGTCCGTCTCGATGGTCACCGGCCAAGCCTAGGCGGCTCCGGCCCGGACCGAGCGCCCGGGCAAGGCGCCCGTGTGTCGACCGTCGTCGATCACGAAGGTGCCGTTGACCATCACATAGGGGAGCCCGGCGGCCGGCTGCTTGGGGTCGGCGTAGGTCGCCCGATCGGCGACCTGGTCGGCGTCGAACGCGACGAGGTCGGCCACGCAGCCCGGCTCGACCCGGCCCCGGTCGGCCAGGCCCAGCCGGCGGGCCGGTCGGGAGGTCATCTTCGCGACGGCCTCGGGGAGGGCCAACACCCCGAGCTCACGCGCGTAGTGGCCGAGGTAGCGCGGGAAGGTGCCCCAGGCGCGCGGGTGCGGCCGGGCGCCGACCAGGATCCCGTCGCTGCCGACCATGTGGGCCGGGTGCCGCATGATCGTCTGCACGTTGTCCTCGTCGCCGACCTCGAGCACGCAGGTGGTGCCGAGCTCGTCCTCGAGCAGGATGTCGGCGTAGACGTCGTAGGCCTTGCGTCCGCCCTCGGCGGTGATGGCCGCGATCGACCGGCCGACGTACGGCGCCAACGATGGGTTGCGGGCACCGGCCACGACGACGGTGTCCCAGTCGACGGGCACCCCGTGGCTCCCGTCCGAGCCGGTCTCCTCGATGCTGACGCGGATGCGTTCGCGACCGGCCGGGTCGCGGAGCAGGGCCAGCACGGCCTCCGCGCCGCCGCGGGTCGACCAGCTCGGCAGCAGCGACGACAGGGTGGTGCAGGCCGCGGCGTAGGGGTAGCTGTCGAGCGTGACGTCGACCCCGTCGCTGATCGCGTCGTCGAGCAGGGCCAGCAGTTCGCCGGCGCGGCCGTGGTTGACCGGGAAGTTCATGGTGGCGTGGGTGAGGTGCACCGGGCAGCCGGACCGGCGGGAGACGTCGATCATCTCGGCGTAGGCGTCGAGCGCGCCCATGCCGTAGCTGCGGTGGTGCGGGCTGTAGTAGCCGCCGCGTCGGGCGACGACCTCGCAGAGCGCGACCAGCTCGTCCGTCGGCGCGTACATGCCGGGTGGGTAGGTGAGACCGGAGGACATGCCGAGGGCGCCCTGCCCGAGCGCGGCGTCCAACGACGTGCGCTGCGCGTCGAGTTCCCGGTCGGTGGCCGGGCGGTCGTCCCAGCCGAGGTGCATCATCCGCAGCGTCCCCTGCGGCACCAGGTACGCCGCGTTGACGGCGATGCCCTGATCGAGCCGGTCGAGGTACTCGCCCACCGACCGCCACGACCAGTCGAAGTCGGCCGGGTCGTCGTTCCAGCCGGCGATCACCTGGCGGAGCTGGGGGAGCACGTCGTCGTCGATCGGCGCGTAGCTCAGCCCGTCCTGGCCCAGCACCTCGAGCGTCACGCCCTGCGTCACCTTGGGCCGGTGCTCCGGGTTGGCCAGGATCTGCAGGTCGGAGTGGGCGTGCATGTCGATGAATCCCGGTGCCACCACCAGGCCGGCGACGTCCACCTCCCGCCGGGCGTCCGCCCGATCGCGGCCGTCGGGGTCGACGGCGGCGATCCGGCCGTCGGACACCCCGACGTCGGCCCGGAAGGTGGGACCGCCGGAGCCGTCGAGGACGAATCCGCCACGCAGCACGGTGTCGAACATGCGGCGCTCAGCCCGCCGAGCGGAGCGCGGCGACGACGTCGATCTCGACGAGAATGCCGGCCAGCCGCGAGCCGACCGTCGTGCGCACCGGATAGGGCTCGCTGAACGCCTTCTCGTAGGCGGCGTTGAAGTCCTTGAAGTCGGAGTCGAGGTCGTGCAGGTGCACCGTCGTCTTCACGACGTCGGACAGGTCGAGGCCCTCGGTCGCCAGGACCGCCTGCACGTTGGTGAG
Above is a window of Mycobacteriales bacterium DNA encoding:
- a CDS encoding carbohydrate ABC transporter permease, which translates into the protein MASVTADRGVARRRMKEPHGRGFAAYLAVGIILSVIFVLPLAWAVFRSFQAPDLVTAAPTWKDFTSLTFANYRGLIGGSVHILRYVGNSLIVAIGTAVLTAALSTLAGYGFGRFRFRGAGIVFALIIVTLMVPFQAILTPLFLELNAMHLTNSLVGLILFYTTFNLPFGVFVMRNTFLQIPKELEDSAYVDGAGIMTTLFHVLRPLIVPGIATTVLYAFLFAWTEFLGALTFITQDSRITLPVALLNVESGTYGQVNFGYLVSGAVIAMVPCVILYVALQRYYVRGLTSGAVKG
- a CDS encoding FGGY family carbohydrate kinase, with amino-acid sequence MDRYTVGVDFGTLSGRALVVRVGDGAEMGTAVSDYAHAVMDDRLAATGAALPPDWALQDPDDYVEVLRTAVPAAIADSGVDPADIVGIGVDFTACTVLPTLRDGTPLCRLPDLADRPHAYPKLWKHHAAQPQADRINALAHERKEPWIGRYGGRISSEWEYAKGLQLLEEDPEVYDRAERWIEGTDWITWQLCGVETRNACTAGYKAIRQDNRYPSKDYLAALNPAFADFVEDKIDHPLSSLGDRAGGLTAQAAAWTGLPEGIAVSVGNVDA
- a CDS encoding D-aminoacylase; the protein is MFDTVLRGGFVLDGSGGPTFRADVGVSDGRIAAVDPDGRDRADARREVDVAGLVVAPGFIDMHAHSDLQILANPEHRPKVTQGVTLEVLGQDGLSYAPIDDDVLPQLRQVIAGWNDDPADFDWSWRSVGEYLDRLDQGIAVNAAYLVPQGTLRMMHLGWDDRPATDRELDAQRTSLDAALGQGALGMSSGLTYPPGMYAPTDELVALCEVVARRGGYYSPHHRSYGMGALDAYAEMIDVSRRSGCPVHLTHATMNFPVNHGRAGELLALLDDAISDGVDVTLDSYPYAAACTTLSSLLPSWSTRGGAEAVLALLRDPAGRERIRVSIEETGSDGSHGVPVDWDTVVVAGARNPSLAPYVGRSIAAITAEGGRKAYDVYADILLEDELGTTCVLEVGDEDNVQTIMRHPAHMVGSDGILVGARPHPRAWGTFPRYLGHYARELGVLALPEAVAKMTSRPARRLGLADRGRVEPGCVADLVAFDADQVADRATYADPKQPAAGLPYVMVNGTFVIDDGRHTGALPGRSVRAGAA
- a CDS encoding Rid family hydrolase, with the translated sequence MSIRAVHTDKAPSPKGAYSQGVVANGFLYTAGFGPHDPVSGQLVGTNAAEQTVQVLTNVQAVLATEGLDLSDVVKTTVHLHDLDSDFKDFNAAYEKAFSEPYPVRTTVGSRLAGILVEIDVVAALRSAG
- a CDS encoding beta-L-arabinofuranosidase domain-containing protein; its protein translation is MQSNQAADRASAGPVDPTADAPVVLRPLPLGGARIASGLWAQRQQVNRDVTIPEGERQLREAGNINNLRLAAGTGDGTYRGPVFQDSDVYKWLEAVAWEQGRAPSETLARWQRDVTAVVADAQAADGYVNSFVQVTRGDTDRFADLPFGHELYCAGHLIQAAVAQYRATGREELLRVATRFADYIGQTFGTDRLNELDGHEVVETALVELYRLTGRRDYLQSARYFIDARGHGLIRPVRDSSYFQDRVPVREATTVEGHAVRAMYLAAGATDVYAETGDKALVDALVRQWESMTGSKTYLTGGLGSRWDGEAFGDPYELPADRGYCETCAAIGSIHWSWRMLLTTGEARYADLIERTLFNGFLAGISLRGSEFFYVNALQLRSDAEKNDSRNPAYGRRPWFNVACCPPNIMRLLSSLDTYLASTDDAGVQLHQYAAGEIRAAVGAAPVALDVATDYPWDGRVEVRIRETPDRPWALSLRVPAWCAGAQVSVNGADVGDEPRPGSYLRIERQWRSGDRVMLTLPMPPRRTVADERTDVRGCVAIERGPLVYCFEQTDQPDGVVVDDLLLDDAPLTEVHREDLLGGVTVVETTGRTVRRADPAAPLYRAAVEEPRLSEPVRLTAVPYFAWANRELGPMRVWTPRR
- a CDS encoding sugar ABC transporter permease is translated as MTQLSATKARSAPARRESARRRKSLTSRPGVGMALVSPAFLFVAAFVLFPLGFAVYISLTNWPLIGPYHFVGVENYASIPKDSVFLHSVLFTLLYTGIVTVPIFLVGYGLAALVRANRFGSTFFRTAFFLPFVVGLATESFMMLLELQPNSGAVNFVLQKVGLTDGTTAWLVRTNLAIAAVCVLVVWYASGLTMVLLMAGMQGIPRDVYESAEVDGASWWDKELRITLPLLRRTIALSLILSIIGSFLAFNQFFILTQGGPGVSTTTVVMWIYQKAFVQLHVGAATALSIVLVIVVGVISAVQFFLLRDDTSEA
- a CDS encoding sugar ABC transporter substrate-binding protein, which codes for MRRRRAALSAVVALAAGVLAACGSGTEGSGPDVNAPGFGDNATGVVHFWDRNTTSTFGQLVVDKFNATHKHLKVVLTPVQDTQYVTKLATAIRSGSVPDLVGVDDINSQLFIYNQAFTDLTPLVNKLPFKDKLSPGHLNLTTDHGHYYGAPYVADVSLLWYNKTLFKKAGLDPDKPPTTYAQILADSRKITALGHGTYGFSFAGRCEGCLGFTMLPDVWATKTYLLNGEPGKQTAHITGNTPLKRTLALYHQLWAQKLAAPESQTETGATWGQDFLAGKIGILPAGYGTVMGAATPAFQKQIGVTALPGPDGKYSTFDGGANFGIPKGSKNASGAWEFVKFALQQKQQALAPEGGFEPIREDVLTPAYKKKYPFNAVALSSLRNGYAPKTIAYNVTFNQPGGPWLTMFTQAVFDGDIDGALKAAQPAFSNALQQAES
- the selD gene encoding selenide, water dikinase SelD, whose amino-acid sequence is MTIETDYRLTQYAHGGGCACKIPPGELEDAVAGLIGSAGPVDPAGELLVGLEDGDDAAVVRLPGGLALVATTDFFTPVVDDAYDWGRIAAANALSDVYAMGGRPVVAVNLLAWPREVLPFDLVREVLRGGLDVSRAAGCHLAGGHSVDDPEPKYGMAVTGVVDPDRMMRNNSGRAGLPLSLTKPLGLGVLNSRHKATGEVFPEAVETMTTLNRDAAEAAVAAGVVCGTDVTGFGLLGHLLKLARASNVTAVIDAAAVPYLDGAREALLNGFVSGGTRRNLAWAAPDSDLSAVDESEALLLADAQTSGGLLLAGEVPGAPVIGELVPRGDRLVVVR